The Acidianus manzaensis genome has a window encoding:
- a CDS encoding helix-turn-helix domain-containing protein, whose amino-acid sequence METEETIKNKKDSIKCCYKLSDTDVNCLLKLIEISKPITSNELAEIMGFSKTTAESSLKKLIDSGLISRIKIEEKKIGRPKFTYKVIENIWEKISKDLRSCANRILSAASA is encoded by the coding sequence ATGGAAACTGAAGAGACTATAAAGAATAAGAAAGATAGCATAAAATGTTGTTATAAGCTATCTGATACTGATGTAAATTGTCTATTAAAACTTATCGAAATAAGCAAACCTATTACCTCTAATGAATTAGCAGAAATAATGGGTTTTAGTAAAACTACTGCAGAGAGTAGCTTAAAGAAATTAATTGATTCTGGTTTAATAAGCAGAATCAAAATCGAGGAGAAAAAGATAGGTAGGCCAAAGTTTACATACAAAGTTATTGAAAATATTTGGGAAAAAATTAGCAAAGACCTTAGAAGTTGTGCGAACAGAATTCTATCAGCAGCCTCCGCTTAA
- a CDS encoding DUF1641 domain-containing protein: MSEQDPLEVLLKPENLDKLTKLADALPTIEKLTEKIVDMDKKGQVDFMLNLLDQTMSILDAVQKADLVNTLISFGMDQLPKIQAVWPIIEKLTSDRTLNLLQKIDLDATFNALEAMTPVLQKMTSDKAIKLMQQLDIESLLNTMEASMPLLKKLTDEKVVKTFTQLDIDSMINMMGKLSELQRSGALDRMIKLMDIMSDAQLMDTMTAMMEKMAKAIKIWSADLPNVKPVGTMGLLRMTSDKDTAYALGIMTSLLKATGKAFKE, from the coding sequence ATGTCAGAACAGGACCCACTAGAAGTTTTATTAAAACCAGAAAATTTAGATAAACTTACTAAATTAGCCGATGCTTTGCCTACTATTGAAAAACTAACAGAAAAGATAGTGGATATGGATAAGAAAGGCCAAGTAGACTTTATGCTTAATTTACTAGATCAAACAATGTCAATTTTAGATGCAGTACAGAAAGCAGACCTAGTTAATACACTAATTAGTTTTGGAATGGATCAGCTTCCAAAAATTCAGGCAGTATGGCCAATTATAGAAAAACTAACAAGCGATAGAACATTAAACTTATTACAAAAAATAGATTTAGATGCGACTTTTAACGCATTAGAAGCTATGACTCCAGTATTACAAAAAATGACTAGTGATAAGGCAATAAAACTTATGCAACAATTAGATATAGAGAGTTTATTAAATACAATGGAAGCTTCAATGCCTTTATTAAAGAAGCTAACAGATGAAAAAGTCGTTAAAACTTTTACACAACTCGATATTGACTCTATGATAAACATGATGGGTAAATTGTCTGAATTACAAAGAAGTGGAGCATTAGACAGGATGATAAAGCTTATGGATATTATGTCAGATGCTCAATTAATGGATACAATGACGGCTATGATGGAAAAAATGGCTAAGGCAATAAAGATATGGAGTGCTGATTTGCCTAATGTAAAACCAGTAGGTACTATGGGATTATTAAGAATGACGTCAGATAAAGATACTGCGTACGCATTAGGTATTATGACGTCATTACTTAAGGCAACTGGAAAAGCATTTAAAGAGTAA
- a CDS encoding thioredoxin family protein, whose product MSYDYIIKQYSKSIFGLSIEQCKQSEDIINNLSENNSIINANCGKPFIKVKKGDRTFFTYYGIPAVNELWPFLNALTRISNNVINLDEEEKNLATQISGNLKLFVTPECTKCPIAAELLYQVSILNDKVNLEIIDIEEYNEYVDKYRVLSTPKIILNEKEFPGGFPPHILLKMLAKSSTS is encoded by the coding sequence ATGAGCTATGATTATATAATAAAACAGTATTCTAAGAGCATTTTTGGTTTATCTATAGAACAGTGTAAACAATCAGAAGATATAATAAATAATTTATCAGAAAATAATTCAATAATAAATGCAAACTGTGGTAAACCATTTATAAAAGTAAAAAAGGGAGATAGAACATTTTTCACGTATTATGGTATACCTGCAGTAAATGAATTATGGCCATTTCTTAACGCTTTAACAAGAATTAGCAATAATGTAATAAATCTAGACGAGGAGGAAAAAAATTTAGCTACTCAGATATCCGGGAACTTAAAACTATTCGTAACGCCAGAATGTACTAAATGTCCAATAGCAGCAGAATTGCTATATCAAGTTTCAATACTTAATGATAAAGTAAATCTTGAAATTATAGATATTGAAGAGTATAATGAGTATGTAGATAAATATAGGGTCTTGTCAACTCCAAAAATTATACTTAACGAGAAGGAGTTCCCAGGCGGATTTCCTCCTCACATATTGCTTAAGATGCTAGCTAAATCATCAACGTCTTAA
- a CDS encoding YidH family protein, translated as MAPSDHFANERTFLAWVRTGIALIGFGFVIAKFAIFISILKNEKSLSSSSVTYGEIMIIMGGIVIAYGLFTYIRNEKMLKENSYTPALLPNTLFVAIILIIALVLALLII; from the coding sequence ATGGCACCATCAGATCATTTTGCCAATGAAAGAACATTTCTAGCATGGGTAAGAACTGGGATAGCATTAATAGGCTTTGGTTTTGTTATAGCTAAGTTTGCAATATTTATATCTATTTTAAAAAATGAGAAATCTCTTTCCTCTAGTTCAGTAACTTATGGTGAAATAATGATAATAATGGGAGGTATTGTAATAGCTTATGGCTTATTTACATATATTAGAAATGAGAAAATGCTAAAGGAAAACAGTTACACTCCAGCTTTACTTCCTAATACTTTATTTGTAGCAATTATACTTATTATAGCGCTAGTTCTAGCATTATTGATAATTTAG
- a CDS encoding sodium:calcium antiporter, translating to MIITIISFILSIIFLGIAAELLARGTEKLEDSLGQGIAGSIILGLITALPETVITVFALVEGKYEIAFGSAIGGNVILFTFGIGLIGLVYFFTWKKDATITSEYKVENRFLIIISIIMLIILIYRKLDLFSGSVLIFIYIYYVYYRIRNREYKNDKKEKINYKLSIIELTLGASMILGISSYFVNYLTIISESLHVPAVWLSLVLTPIAAELEEKISGIRLAMRREDGASLAFMSFVGSKIENASLLLGIIGIFTSFNVYSTLPEYLAAIIANIIGIFSLYNRKVSKYESIGLMGIYFGIIVLSFIF from the coding sequence ATGATTATTACAATAATTAGTTTTATTCTTTCCATTATTTTTCTAGGAATAGCAGCTGAACTTTTAGCTAGAGGAACAGAAAAGCTTGAAGACTCCTTAGGTCAAGGTATAGCAGGGAGTATTATCTTAGGTTTAATTACAGCCTTGCCTGAAACTGTAATTACAGTATTTGCACTAGTAGAAGGCAAATATGAAATTGCATTTGGCTCTGCTATAGGTGGGAATGTAATTTTATTTACTTTTGGAATAGGCTTGATAGGTTTAGTATATTTTTTTACTTGGAAGAAAGACGCTACCATTACTTCAGAATATAAGGTAGAAAATAGATTCTTGATAATTATTTCAATAATAATGTTAATTATTCTCATATATAGAAAACTAGATTTATTTTCTGGATCAGTTTTAATCTTTATATATATTTATTATGTATATTATAGAATACGAAATAGAGAATATAAAAATGATAAAAAGGAAAAAATAAATTATAAACTTAGCATAATAGAGCTAACTCTAGGAGCTTCAATGATACTAGGCATATCAAGTTATTTCGTTAATTATTTAACAATTATTTCAGAATCTTTGCATGTTCCTGCAGTATGGTTATCTTTAGTATTAACGCCAATAGCTGCAGAGCTAGAGGAAAAAATAAGTGGTATAAGACTAGCAATGAGAAGGGAAGATGGTGCATCACTAGCATTTATGAGCTTTGTAGGAAGTAAGATAGAAAATGCTAGTTTATTACTTGGGATTATTGGAATTTTTACAAGTTTTAATGTATATTCAACTTTACCAGAATATTTAGCAGCTATAATTGCTAATATTATAGGTATTTTCTCTTTATATAACAGAAAAGTTAGTAAATATGAATCTATAGGTTTAATGGGCATTTATTTTGGTATTATAGTTTTATCATTTATTTTCTAA